A DNA window from Thermosynechococcaceae cyanobacterium Okahandja contains the following coding sequences:
- the hemH gene encoding ferrochelatase — MGQTGVLLLNLGGPDRPEDVRPFLYNLFSDPEIIRLPFRWLQKPLAWFISTSRARKSQANYAQIGGGSPLRRITEQQAKALKAALADLGIDAHLYIGMRYWHPFTEEAIAQIKADNIRDLVVLPLYPQYSISTSGSSFRLLEALWENDADLRQIRYTLIPAWYNHPGYVAAMADLIRQELDQCPNPDSATVFFSAHGVPKSYVTDAGDPYQEQIETCVRLIMTALGRPNPHVLAYQSRVGPVEWLQPYTEDIIPELAAQGVKTLVVVPISFISEHIETLQEIDIEYRELAEEAGIEVFRRVPALNDHAGFIAALAQLVKEALAAPPRTFADVNTLRKRVKLYPQERWEWGMTSAAERWNGRLAMLGFIALIIELISGQGPLHMLGLL; from the coding sequence ATGGGGCAAACTGGTGTACTACTGTTAAATCTTGGCGGGCCAGATCGGCCAGAAGATGTCCGCCCCTTCCTCTATAACCTTTTCTCAGACCCGGAAATTATTCGCCTCCCTTTTCGCTGGTTGCAAAAGCCGCTCGCTTGGTTTATTTCCACCAGTCGTGCCCGTAAGTCCCAAGCCAACTATGCCCAAATTGGCGGTGGCTCGCCCCTACGACGCATTACCGAGCAACAAGCCAAAGCCCTTAAAGCTGCCCTCGCGGATCTGGGTATTGATGCGCATCTTTACATTGGGATGCGCTACTGGCACCCCTTTACAGAAGAGGCGATCGCCCAAATTAAGGCAGATAATATTCGCGATCTGGTGGTTTTGCCCCTCTACCCCCAGTATTCGATCAGCACCAGTGGCTCCAGTTTTCGCCTCCTCGAAGCCCTCTGGGAAAACGATGCCGACCTGCGCCAGATTCGCTACACTCTCATCCCAGCGTGGTACAACCATCCGGGCTACGTGGCTGCCATGGCGGATCTGATCCGGCAAGAGCTAGATCAGTGCCCCAACCCCGACAGCGCCACTGTCTTCTTTAGTGCCCATGGTGTGCCCAAAAGCTACGTCACCGACGCTGGCGACCCCTATCAGGAGCAAATTGAAACCTGTGTTCGCTTGATCATGACGGCTCTTGGACGACCCAACCCCCACGTGTTGGCCTACCAAAGCCGTGTTGGGCCGGTGGAGTGGCTGCAACCCTACACCGAAGATATTATTCCCGAACTGGCCGCGCAGGGAGTCAAAACCCTTGTGGTGGTGCCCATTAGCTTTATCTCTGAGCATATCGAGACCCTCCAAGAAATTGATATTGAGTATCGGGAATTGGCAGAAGAGGCGGGCATCGAAGTCTTCCGCCGTGTCCCCGCCCTCAATGATCACGCGGGCTTTATTGCCGCCTTAGCTCAGCTTGTTAAAGAGGCTCTTGCTGCCCCCCCCCGCACGTTCGCAGATGTCAATACCCTGCGCAAGCGGGTGAAGCTCTACCCCCAAGAACGGTGGGAGTGGGGGATGACCTCCGCAGCAGAACGCTGGAATGGTCGCTTGGCCATGTTGGGGTTTATTGCCCTGATTATTGAACTCATTAGTGGCCAAGGTCCGCTGCACATGCTGGGGTTGCTGTAG